One genomic window of Pseudomonas aeruginosa includes the following:
- the ompQ gene encoding pyoverdine export/recycling transporter outer membrane subunit OmpQ has translation MSMKNLSLISACLLLGACGSTPAPLDSGLAAPPQWRYLAAGRSDASDIRQWWKAFGAPELDSLLQRALLNSQDLGAAVARVRQAQASAVIAGAPLLPELNATLGASRQKLLRDSGYSGTDATSDNDAVDSFSAGLSASYEVDFWGGRRAAYRSALESLKSSEYDRATVELTLLSGVANSYLQVLALREQQRIARLNLDNAEHVLRLVETRHAAGSATALEVAQQSSLVASQRKQLPLLEQQAHEALITLATLIGEPVQALQVAERPFDSLRWPETGAGLPSELLSRRPDIANAEAQLAAAQADVQVARAALFPKLTLSASLSSGANRAADTFRNPYYNLGANLLAPIFNHGRLRAERDRSLARQEELLETYRKAILTAFADTERSLNSIDGLDRQLHWQQQELEQAQRAFDLSDSRYQAGAETLLTVLETQRTLYAAQDAAVQLRLARLQASVGLYKALGGGWQSDRQGLARKD, from the coding sequence ATGTCCATGAAGAATCTCTCCCTGATTTCCGCCTGCCTGCTGCTCGGCGCCTGCGGCAGCACGCCGGCGCCCCTCGACAGCGGCCTGGCCGCGCCCCCTCAGTGGCGCTACCTGGCGGCCGGGCGCAGCGATGCCAGCGACATCCGCCAGTGGTGGAAAGCCTTCGGCGCGCCGGAACTGGACAGCCTGCTGCAACGCGCCCTGCTGAACAGCCAGGACCTCGGCGCGGCGGTGGCCCGCGTGCGCCAGGCCCAGGCCTCGGCGGTGATCGCCGGCGCGCCGTTGCTGCCGGAGCTGAATGCGACGCTCGGCGCCAGCCGGCAGAAACTCCTGCGCGACTCGGGCTACAGCGGTACCGACGCGACCTCCGACAACGATGCCGTCGACTCCTTCTCCGCCGGCCTCAGCGCCAGCTACGAAGTGGACTTCTGGGGCGGTCGCCGGGCTGCCTACCGCAGTGCCCTGGAAAGCCTCAAGTCCAGCGAGTACGACCGCGCAACGGTAGAGCTGACCCTGCTCTCCGGCGTCGCCAACAGCTACCTGCAGGTATTGGCGCTGCGCGAACAGCAGCGCATCGCCAGGCTCAACCTGGACAACGCCGAGCACGTCCTGCGCCTGGTGGAGACCCGCCATGCCGCGGGCTCGGCCACCGCCCTGGAGGTCGCCCAGCAGAGCAGCCTGGTCGCCAGCCAGCGCAAGCAGCTGCCGCTGCTCGAGCAGCAGGCCCATGAGGCGCTGATTACCCTGGCCACCCTGATCGGCGAGCCGGTGCAGGCGCTACAGGTGGCCGAGCGGCCTTTCGACAGCCTGCGCTGGCCGGAGACCGGAGCGGGCCTGCCGAGCGAACTGCTCAGCCGCCGTCCCGATATCGCCAACGCCGAAGCGCAACTGGCCGCGGCCCAGGCCGACGTGCAGGTGGCGCGCGCGGCGCTGTTCCCCAAGCTGACCCTGAGCGCCTCGCTGTCGTCCGGCGCCAACCGCGCCGCCGACACTTTCCGCAACCCCTATTACAACCTGGGCGCCAACCTGCTCGCCCCGATCTTCAACCACGGCCGCCTGCGCGCCGAGCGCGACCGCAGCCTGGCACGCCAGGAAGAACTGCTGGAAACCTACCGCAAGGCGATCCTCACCGCCTTTGCCGACACCGAACGCTCGCTGAACAGCATCGACGGCCTCGACCGCCAGCTGCACTGGCAGCAGCAGGAGCTGGAGCAGGCGCAGCGCGCCTTCGATCTCTCCGACAGCCGCTACCAGGCCGGCGCGGAAACCCTGCTGACGGTCCTCGAAACGCAACGCACGCTGTACGCGGCGCAGGATGCCGCCGTGCAACTGCGACTGGCCCGCCTGCAGGCCTCGGTCGGCCTGTACAAGGCCCTCGGCGGCGGCTGGCAGAGCGACCGCCAGGGTCTCGCGCGGAAAGACTGA